From the genome of Anaerolineae bacterium:
GTCAAGGCACTGACCACCGTTGCCATGGATTACGGGCGCGTGGTGCTGGATGGCAAGACCTTGCACCTGTACGGCACACCCGGTCAGGCGCGATTTGACTTCATGTGGGAAATACTGGCCAGGGAAATGCACGGGTTCATTGTGCTCATCGACAGTACCGATCCAGCATCTTTCCCTGCCGCCGGGGAACTGATCAGCATCTTTTCCGCGTTCCACAGTGTGCCCTACCTGCTTGTGGCTAACAAGACCGATCTGCGTGACACACTGCCGCTGGCGCAAATCCGGCGCGATGCTGATATCAGCCAGACCACCACTGTAATACCCTGTATTGCTATCCAGAAAGCCAGTGTGCGCCAGGTGCTGCGGCATCTCATCGCTCTCATTGACCGCGCCCAGTAACGCACTAGCCAGCCCCGCCCTACTCATCCCCGTCGCTGTTCCACGCAACTCTAGGCCGTGGGTTGCGTATTGCTAGATGGAACACGCAGTGCGGTCACAGGTGAAACACGAGGAGCAACAGG
Proteins encoded in this window:
- a CDS encoding GTP-binding protein, with the protein product MKQPRLERTLISLVCEVSLFPQSEHFFGKEKPVSGAYKIVVTGPFNSGKTAFVKTISDIDVVTTERRLTSTERGVKALTTVAMDYGRVVLDGKTLHLYGTPGQARFDFMWEILAREMHGFIVLIDSTDPASFPAAGELISIFSAFHSVPYLLVANKTDLRDTLPLAQIRRDADISQTTTVIPCIAIQKASVRQVLRHLIALIDRAQ